From a single Ischnura elegans chromosome 7, ioIscEleg1.1, whole genome shotgun sequence genomic region:
- the LOC124162487 gene encoding uncharacterized protein LOC124162487 isoform X2, producing the protein MLCMWLDPVKRSKWQAAIPRVNFELKAGQVLCERHFMPHDIVRKKQLKDGNGKVVKEPLLDSYTQPVAVFASRGSVKGETRNM; encoded by the exons ATGCTTTGTATGTGGCTCG ATCCTGTTAAGAGGAGTAAATGGCAAGCTGCAATACCAAGGGTAAACTTTGAGTTGAAGGCAGGGCAGGTACTGTGTGAAAGGCATTTCATGCCCCACGACATCGTCAGGAAGAAGCAGTTGAAAGATGGCAATGGCAAAGTCGTCAAGGAG CCCCTGTTGGACTCATACACTCAGCCAGTAGCGGTCTTTGCATCAAGGGGCTCAGTCAAGGGAGAAACCCGTAACATGTAA
- the LOC124162487 gene encoding THAP domain-containing protein 2-like isoform X1 codes for MPRSCVAPGCTEGYGSKKSTFSFFSAPKDPVKRSKWQAAIPRVNFELKAGQVLCERHFMPHDIVRKKQLKDGNGKVVKEPLLDSYTQPVAVFASRGSVKGETRNM; via the exons ATGCCACGAAGCTGTGTCGCACCAGGGTGTACTGAGGGGTATGGCTCTAAAAAGtctaccttctcatttttctctgctcCCAAAGATCCTGTTAAGAGGAGTAAATGGCAAGCTGCAATACCAAGGGTAAACTTTGAGTTGAAGGCAGGGCAGGTACTGTGTGAAAGGCATTTCATGCCCCACGACATCGTCAGGAAGAAGCAGTTGAAAGATGGCAATGGCAAAGTCGTCAAGGAG CCCCTGTTGGACTCATACACTCAGCCAGTAGCGGTCTTTGCATCAAGGGGCTCAGTCAAGGGAGAAACCCGTAACATGTAA